ATATGCGGGCATGTGGCCATGTGACTCGATTGTGCGGTCCGTGGGAGATGGcatgcaaaaaacaaaaacagccaGATCGACTATGTCCCATTTCAGATGCTGCATAAATCCACACTCTGCTTCGTTTTCtaagctttttctttcttccttgtcCTCACTGTTACCAAAAGGTTCCAAAAGTATACGAATTCCTAATCTCAAACATACCCCGTGAAAGGAACTGTATCAAATTTCCAAataattgttaaaaaaaaaaaaagggttattattataaatggtacctgaatttaTCCTATATTTTATCGATAGtacctaaacttcaattttgatcacaaccagtacccaaacttttcgatttcattttaaatagtaCCTAAAGCCACTTCGGTCACTAttcttgcaaaaaaaaaaagtttaaggcAAGTCTAGTACCAAAAAGATGATCactatgatcgcaacccttgaaatcaccaaagatcatcactatgatcgttTCACATGCCATTTTTAGTTGGAATAGTGCCCgaaggtggctctaggtaccattacAAAAGAACCCGAATAGtttaggtactggttgtgacaaaaaataaaattcaggtaccataaataagattgaggtatagttcaggtactatttatgatttttacCCAAATAAATCAAATTTCCAAATAACAATTCCTGTTTGAAGTGCTTTTTATATTTGGTAAGATTATTTTGTAAGGGGAAGCACTTAAAAGTATTTACTCTTCTCAAAGTTAATTTTAAGTGTTTTAAAACTCACTTGAGGATGGATTGGGCTCGCCTGGTTTGAGTTCTTGTTATTTTTGTCTCTGTTTCTGTGTTTATGTTGTAGTCTGAGTTTGCTTTATGTTGCTTTGTTCTTTCTTGTTCCTGTTTGTTTGTTGTTCCAACCTAGTTTCTAGGTTCATAACCTTTCTTCAATTTAATGTTAGTTGCTTActctttgtcaaaaaaaaaaaaaaaaactcacctgAGACATCCATCTTGTATATATGGAATCTCCAATAAAAAAACTCACTGAAAACActttcttaaatttttttattaatttaaaagcACTTTTTAAAATGTAATCCCAATTTGACCCTTAGAGTTGAACTCACTCAAATCCAAGTTAAAAGAATTCCTTGCACATGGAATTGATACTATACTATTATATACTGTTTTCTTTGGTAGAATACTGTTGTATTGAAGTCTATTTATACAAAATAAGACAGTGATTGTTAATCTCTTTCTTTAGTCTAAAATAAtagataaaatagaaaacaatTTTGTCTatattaagtttttattttatttttaattttattttatggaAATACATAGGCAGAAATTTTTATCATGTGTGTCATTGAACTCTATTTATACAACATGTAGTGACTGGGTCACTGTCTTCTAATCTCTTTCtttagtttgattttttttttttggtcggtaTCAggtatttttctttcattttatgGAGATACACGTGTTTCATtgtatttttggagaatattgtAAGTATTTGACTCGAACTCAAAATCTCCTGGTGACAGAGAAGAGATTTTGTCATGGTGATTAGCATGTATTTCCCTAGTTTACACCTCATAGTTACCCTATTTATTTTCTGAATAAAGAGATATTGAATTTCATTGATAGTTAAATAGTATGATTGCAATCATATTGCATGtattacatcatgtatacattCGGGAGGTTGATCATGAAAACAAACCTCAAGCTAATTTGCTTCGAAAGCTAAGCAGCTAGCATGTGTGCTACTGTATTACAAGTTCGTGGTGCATGCTGAATTTGCACAGCTGAAATACCACCCATTAAAACTGCAATTTCATTCAATATATAGCTCCATTCTCATCCTCATAGCTAGCCTATCAATACCATGTCTTAACTAAATGtctaaatgaaaaaagaaaaaaaaagcatgaGATAAATACGAAATAAATTAAAAGAGTCTCAATGAATAGAAAAGATTATAGTGATAATGACCATAACTCCAAAACacaagtttttaattttcgagaGAGTACTCTATGTGCCTGATTTGGTCGGATTACATAGACCCAACAAATGTGAGAGATAATGAGAATTGAATCATTGAAAAGACCTAGCATTCTCCATTGTTTGTATTCACCAAAAAGCAGTGGGGATTCTTCAAAGGGGGAGAGCCTTCACCTAGAGCCAGGGCCCTCttggatttttcttttttcaatcatCTCCATCATTCTTAATCTGATTTTAACTTCTCACTTGAGTAACTTCCAAGACATACACACTCACTAACTCTCATCCCTGCCTGTCTACTTGTCATCTCTCtgagaaaacaaatgaaaaaagtgAAGCTTCTTCATCCCCTTCATCTTCACCACGCTCAACCTTATAATCATTTACACCGTCTCTCTAAAGCAACCCTCTTTACCAAACCCACCTCACCTTCTCTCTAAATAGCAACCCTCCTTTTCCCATTTTTATATTCCGTCTCCCTCATTTTTTTTGTTGGCATTCCCCATTAGCAAAAATGGCTCGTCTCTTCCGATCCAAATCTTGCGGACTCGTCGGACTCACCGAGTTCACCGTCGCTCCTCCGACCCAGTTCTGCCATAACCATGAAGacgaaacagagagagaagaagacgaGGAAGACGAAAAAGGGTCTGAATTTgacgaagaagacgaagaagaagaagaatcgtgTGAGGTGTCGACCCCATTTCTCAGTCCGATGAGCAGAGCCAATGGGGCTCGTAAAGGTCGAGACTTTAACAGTAGTGTGCGGCAGAACAACCAGTTTGCGATCATGGATATTCTGGTGGCTGCTCTGAGGAAGTCTCTGATTACTTGCAGTGTGGAGACGGACGACGTGGCGTCCTCCTTTGATATAAGTTCACCTACCGAGGTGAGGCATGTTTCGCATGTGACCTTTGATAGGTTTaatgggtttctgggtttgccTACTGAGCTTGAGCCTGAGGTTCCCAGGAAGGCACCTAGTGCTAGGTGAGTTGGTTCTCTCTCtgcaattttggtttttttttttttgtttgtttctgaaTTTGAGGTTGGGTTTTTGGTGGGTGGGAAAATATTGGGCCTTTTGGAAGTTTGCAAAATTGAAGTACAAAATTGGAGTTACTGTGTGCATGTTTTTTGACTTTGAATGATGATTTGTGTACTTTTTCATTGGCGGATGGTATCCTATGTTTTCTTCTGTACAGTTCTAGGCCATCAATTTCTGTGTTCCTTTGGCTTGTGTTGCTGAAATTTGTGATTTTTAAGTACGGGGGCTTTCCTGGCTTGTAAAAATTTGTCTTTTTGATTCTGGGTACACAAGGTAGGGTTGGTATTTGATGGTccagaaaaaacaaagaaaaagttaTTGGGTTTAAAGGGCTCTTTTTGTTAACCAGAGAAATGGGGTGAACAAGGTTGTCAATTCTCTTGTTTATGCTAATAAGAACCATCAGAACACTTTTAGGTTTTTGGGGACAAATTCCTTCAAGTATAAGTAACCCTTATCTCCAAGAACAGAGTTCTTATTTACTCCATGAAAATTGGCTGTATAGTATAGATTGCTGTTATTTTTGCAGTTCACAATTGGGGAGGAAATTTAGAGGATGAAATATAATGAATTGAGGTCTATGGGAAGCAGAGAGATGATGCAATTCTAGCATAGACTTCTATGTATATAGTCCTAATAAGCTTTGCTGCTTACTGTAGCTTTTGCTTTATTCTGCTTCAAATCTATTTTTACTGGGTAGAAGAGGGATAGTAAAATAGAGTGGCTGTTCTTCTttcctagaaaaaaaaaaaaaaaaacctttttacAATGAAGGATTTCAGTTGTGGTGGTTCTAAATTCTAATCATCGATGCAAAACATTTGCCTTGTTCATTTTGCAGTGGCAAATATTGTTCAACTTTAAATCTATCTTATTGTGCAAATGGATTTGCATAGGGTAGCACAAACACCAGATCTACTGATCCATGTGAATAACTGTTTCTTAGTTCAGCAAATTTTCCTGCAAAATTTCTTAACTAATATCTTAATGTAGATTTGGTTGATGATTTACATGGATTTTTCTAGATGGAACTTTCCGATTTATCCATTTGAATATGTCTTACTTCATTCTTTTCAAACCTAATATCAGCACTTGTGTCCCCCCCCCCCGACTAACAACTGATAGTGTGCCACCGGTTTTTTTGTTATCTAGTGCTAGTGTGTTTGGGGTCTCTGCTAAGTCGATGCAGTGTTCTTATGATGATAGAGGAAACAGTGTGCCAACAATACTTCTTATGATGCAAAAGCGATTGTACTCAGGAGGAGGCCTTAAAGTGAGTTGCTCGTTCTGATTTACTACCTATTTTTTACTTGTATGCTTCTTGGCCCTCCTAATGAAATATGAAGTTCTCTTTCATTCTTGTCACCCCTAAAGGCAGAAGGAATATTCAGAATAAATGCTGAAAATAGCCAAGAAGAGCGTGTTCGGAACCAGTTGAATAGTGGTGTAGTGCCACATGGAATTGATGTTCATTGCTTAGCAGGTTTAATAAAGGTAAACATATTTGACATTGAGAAGAGAAACCCCTCCGTCATGTTTTTGTATACCTTTTGAAGCATGTGGGCATTGGTTCCTCCTTTAGGGTGTTTGGTTTTGATAAATTGTTGTGGACTTAAGTTATCTCCTAAAGCATTTAAAAATTCTGAAATGTCAATATCCTCTACAAACTTTTTTGAATTAAACCCATCATTTTTTTTGCATCAAAACTCTTCTTCCATATCCTTTTGGGTTCATTCTcctttcatttctttgttttgttctcgatatttttcttttctatccTTAATGGCTGCTCTCCCCTCTTTCCTTTTTACACCTGCAGGCATGGTTTAGAGAGCTTCCGACACGGATACTTGATTCTCTTACACCAGAACAGGTGATGCGCTGCAACACAGAAGATGACTGCACAGGACTTGTAAAGTCACTTCCTGCAACGGAAGCATCACTGCTAGATTGG
This portion of the Rosa chinensis cultivar Old Blush chromosome 1, RchiOBHm-V2, whole genome shotgun sequence genome encodes:
- the LOC112182112 gene encoding rho GTPase-activating protein 5 gives rise to the protein MARLFRSKSCGLVGLTEFTVAPPTQFCHNHEDETEREEDEEDEKGSEFDEEDEEEEESCEVSTPFLSPMSRANGARKGRDFNSSVRQNNQFAIMDILVAALRKSLITCSVETDDVASSFDISSPTEVRHVSHVTFDRFNGFLGLPTELEPEVPRKAPSASASVFGVSAKSMQCSYDDRGNSVPTILLMMQKRLYSGGGLKAEGIFRINAENSQEERVRNQLNSGVVPHGIDVHCLAGLIKAWFRELPTRILDSLTPEQVMRCNTEDDCTGLVKSLPATEASLLDWALNLMADVAQNEQHNKMNARNIAMVFAPNMTEMADPLTALLHAVQVMNFLKTLILKILREREESAAAEASQSSSKSPNHNYDLPYSITGHVQENLLRTTTMDIPEACIDEKLWCSPVMSDEEEEIESDSNSSPSSKHELECSETVCRSGGYEAGDWLSLRKGVRKLCSHPVFQLSKPAKKTANVGIVNTRGGDGEAWA